The Sphingomonas sanguinis nucleotide sequence ACGGCATAGGGCAGGACGCCGTCATAGCCCCAATTGCGCGTTCCGCCGAACGCGTTGACCGGCATCAGTTCGATCGCTGTGATCCCGGACGCCGCGATCGCAGGAAGTTTCTCGCGAATGCCCGCAAAGCCGCCCAACGTTCCGGCATGGACTTCGAGCAGCACCGTTTCCTCCCAGGGCCGCCCGCGCCATTCGTTCGCGCTCCAGGCGAAGGCAGGGTCCACCACCACGCTCCAACCATGCACGCCGCCCGACTGGAGACGCGAGGCCGGGTCGGGAACCGCTAGGTCGGTCTCCAGGCGGAACCGATATCGGGTGCCGGCAGGCGCGGGAGCGGTCGTGGTGAACCATCCCTCACCGTCACGATCCATAGGCACCGAGGGGGCGCCGTCGATCTCCAGCGTCACCGCCTCGCGATCCGGTGCCCAGAGGCGGAACCGGGTATTCGCGCCCTCGCGCAGTTCGGGGCCCCAGTGCGTCATGCCTCGACCACGTCCCGCCAGGTGATGAGCACCGCACTCTGCGGTCCGACCTCATAGCTATCGTCGATCTCGACCTCGCCCTGCTCGGGCTTGGCGCTGTCGATCAGGACAATGCGCGCCGCATGGGGCGGGGGCAGGGTGAAGGTGATCGGATCTGGCGAGGCGTTGAGGAGCAGCGACACCGCTTCCACCCCGCCATCCTCGGTCGCCGTGGCGCGTCGCATCATCAGCGCGCGGCCTTCGGGATTGTCCCAATCCTCGGGACTGAGCTGTTCGCCGCGCTCGTCCCACCATTCGATGTCGTTGATGCCATGGCCGGGCGTGTCCTGCCCGTAGAGGAAGCTGGGCGAGCGCAGGACCGGATAGCGGCGCCGCAGGTCCGCCAGTCGCGCGGTAAAGGCGATCATCGCTTCGCCTTCTTCCGACGCGGCCGCTTTCCAGTCGAGCCAGCTGATCTCGTTGTCCTGGCAATAGGCGTTGTTGTTGCCATGTTGCGTGCGGCCGAATTCGTCGCCCGCGACGATCATCGGCGTACCCAGCGAGGCGAGCAGCGTCGTCATCATCGAACGCATGACGCGCCCGCGCGCCGCCTTGATGTTTTCGTCGTCGGTCGGCCCTTCCGCACCCCAATTGCGCGAGTAGTTTTCCGAATGGCCGTCGCGATTGTCTTCCTTGTTGGCCTCGTTGTGGCGTTGTTCGTACATGACCGTATCGGCCAGCGTGAAGCCGTCATGCGCCGCCAGCATATTGAGGCTGGCCCAGGGGCGCCGCGCGCGCCGGTCGAACAGGTCGCCCGATCCCGAGAGCCGTGCGGCCAGTTCGCCGCGCTGGCCGGCGTCGCCGCGCCAATATTTGCGCACCGTGTCGCGGTACTTGTCGTTCCACTCCGAAAAGCCCGGCGGGAAATTGCCAAGCTGATAGCCGCCCGGCCCGACGTCCCAAGGCTCGGTGAGCAGCTTCAGGCGACCGAGCACCGGGTCTTGCCGCAGCACGTCGAAAAAGGCCGCACCCGGATCGAAGCCCGTCGCCTCACGGCCCAGCGTCAGCCCCAGGTCGAAGCGGAAGCCGTCGATCCCGAAGCTCGTCGCCCAGTAACGCAGCGAGTCCGTCACCATCTGGATCACCCGCGCCT carries:
- the glgX gene encoding glycogen debranching protein GlgX; translated protein: MTDLPEEILPGSPYPLGASFDGEGVNFAVFSANADRIELCIFDPQGKRELRRYTLPECTDEVWHGYLPDVGPGLLYGYRAHGRYEPEAGHRFNPNKLLLDPYARKLHGEIKWTDALHGYQIRSKKEDLSFDKRDSAAAMPKAVVVDDHFDWSRDVKPNIPWSETVIYEAHVKGLTKLMELVPPRERGTYAGLGHPAVIKHLKRIGVTAIELLPIHSFTQDRFLQEKGLRNYWGYNTLGFFAPEQAYFATDTQDELRRAVHKLHKAGIEVILDVVYNHTCEGSEKGPTLSWRGLDNASYYRLVQDQPRYTINDTGTGNTLNLSKARVIQMVTDSLRYWATSFGIDGFRFDLGLTLGREATGFDPGAAFFDVLRQDPVLGRLKLLTEPWDVGPGGYQLGNFPPGFSEWNDKYRDTVRKYWRGDAGQRGELAARLSGSGDLFDRRARRPWASLNMLAAHDGFTLADTVMYEQRHNEANKEDNRDGHSENYSRNWGAEGPTDDENIKAARGRVMRSMMTTLLASLGTPMIVAGDEFGRTQHGNNNAYCQDNEISWLDWKAAASEEGEAMIAFTARLADLRRRYPVLRSPSFLYGQDTPGHGINDIEWWDERGEQLSPEDWDNPEGRALMMRRATATEDGGVEAVSLLLNASPDPITFTLPPPHAARIVLIDSAKPEQGEVEIDDSYEVGPQSAVLITWRDVVEA